The Oncorhynchus kisutch isolate 150728-3 linkage group LG8, Okis_V2, whole genome shotgun sequence DNA segment CAGACATCCACTCGCTGATCCCCTTGGCTCCAGCTAAGCCAACCCATAGCAAAACCCTGACCAAAAGTACAGACCTGATAAAAACCCAAACACTGTGTGAAAATATGGAAACTGTTATTAGACATTTTAATAGGTGATATTGACACTATGTCTCCTGTTCTGTCTGATGAGAGACAGTTAAAGGCATTGTGTTGTATAACCTCTAATGCAGCAGGCCTAAACCCTGTAATACTACTTAAACAAGCTCTTATCTGCAGAGTGGGGATGTTGAGATACACCTTACACAAACACTGCTGTGCACTGCAGAAAACCTCCCCAGCAGAACTGGTTTGTACTGGTCTGGAGGAAGCCCCATGAGGGAAACCTGATAAAGGTTAACCACATCAAGCCATGTGTAActttacccccccacccccccaacccGAAACATCTTTATTTCAACATtgacagagagaaagtgaaatCATGAGAGAATTTCTGAGAAATTAGCTATAGTTCCTAGAATACATGACTTGACATTTATTCATTGTCATTTGCTATTATATCATATTCTTATGATGAATATGAATACTTATAATTTGATATGATAACGAATAATGATATCATAATTATcattttatggtaatatagactcCTTGTTCTGTTTGCATGGGGATctatgggctcctgagtggtgccgCAGTCTAAGGCACTCAGTGCTATCTCAGTGCTACAGACATCCAGGTTCAaatccagtctgtatcacaactggctgtgattcggagtcccatagggcggtgcacaattggcccagcgtcatccgggtttggctggtgtaggccatcattgtaattaagaatgtgttcttaactgacttgccaaattaTATAAagcttaaatttaaaaaaagagacaTTGGAGAGGCCATAAATGATGTAAGGCTGGTTGCAGGTGAAGAGGGGCCACACTGACATCTATGCTACACTGTGTCAACCCATTTCAAGACAACTGTGTGCATTATTATACGTTTTAAAGTGCTAAGCACCCCTCTCCATGAATATCTCCCTTCAAACAACTAAAATTGATCTATAATAGTGTATAAAGGTGTCATTTGATGGAATTAGGGATGAAGCCCATATTAAACTAATAATACTAAAAACAGACAGTGTATTTACAATCTAACCTGAAAAGATACCTATCAGAGATCATTCAGAGTTTGTATCAAACAGTCATTCTAAATGAAAGCAAAGATAATAGAAGTTATATTTCATTAATAATTTATTAAAGAAATTGCAAAAGGACATTTCATAAATGCATGTCATCATGGTCCTATAAAATGTTTTGAAAAATAAATTGGTGGTATCACAAAGTTAAAATGATACAGAGACAAGGCATGTGTTTTCACAGGAACAGGCATTTTCAGGCAGTTTATCTTATTACAGTTATTATTCACCAGCAAATAGGAACCTATGAGGTGCACATTGACAGCCGAGCATTCAACAGAATGCATAGTCAGTCAGGGAGAGCGTCATGTCTCCCTGTTTCTTTGTTCGGGACAACAGCCCCCAGTATTCCCATTCTCTCCTTTCTTTTTCCAGCACGATGTATCCATACGAACCAGTGCATGCCGCTATTACGCTTGGAGCGCATCTTCGTGGAATAGTCACACTTTGTTGTCTTCGAAGACAGTGGTTTGAATTTAGGCTTCCTCTATTCCAGGACGTTGCTTCTCCTTCTCCTTGACAGGTGACAGTTCGGTGTCACCTGCCCAACCACCACAGCGTCATTCTAGTGCACTTCAATTCAACTCGTTCAGTAGAGCCGAGAAGAGAATGTTCAACGCAGTTTCAGCATGTGGCGAACCATGCCTACAATCTGGAGGAACTTGTCCTTCTTTCGCTGCTTGAGCGCCATCAGGGCTTTGGCCGTCTCCGCTGGAtcttgggtgaaggagaagatgctcctcaccctctcctccgcTTTCATGTCCCCCGTTTTCTGGAACAGCCTCATCAGTGCGTCCTGGTTGACATTCTCGAATATGTTGGGAACGGCCTTCTTGCGGTGCGCCGTGTCGAATTTGTTCCCGTGGACCGATGGACTGACACGGCGAGAGTCGGAGGATACAACGTAGTTAGACATCTTGTTGGCTCTCTCTTTTTAGCTGGTCCAGCAACTTCTTTGACTGGGGTTGTATGAGGGAGAGGGAACACTACTCGCTCGTGCGCTAGGGATTGGAGTGAGTGAGCACTGTGAGCGCCGCCTGCGATATTTAAAGGGCTGTTAGGGACGCTCGTGCTGTCAAGCCCCAGTTACAGAAGTGACATCACTGGTGGTGCTACCCTCCTGCAGGGAACGCCTCTGTACTGTTGCTGTGCGCACATCAAACCGACTGAAACAGTAATTATGTATGATGATCCAGCAGAAGCAGAGCCTACTGAGGTGCAGGATGAGTGCAAATGTTCTGTAGCCCATATCTACTGTGTATTGAGAAGGCAGTTGTCACAAGTTCAGTAAATACATGTTAACATATCATGTAAACATATATCTGTTCCCACAAAGGACATGTAAATGAATTTCGATCTCAATTGCCACACACTGTAGCTAGTTGAGTCATTATAGTACAGAATAACTTAAATAGTTATTTCCGTCTATGTGTAAAAAAGTATCATATCCTGTTGATAATAGTTCAAGAGTCCCTGTTTAGATGAGATAGTGTGTTTTGGTTGAGTAGGACCGTAGTTTAGGCCCACTTGTTACTTCATTGTCTTTTCATTTTCAACCCACACttctcatatctctgtctctgtcacgacttccaccgaaggtggctcctcttcctgtttgggcggcgctcggcggtcgtcgtcgccggcatactagctgccactgatcccttttccTTTTCTTTTGGTTAAGTCTGTTTTGTGTCTCACCTGGTTTCACTTTGGTTAATTAGGGGGGTTATTTAATTCCACATTTCCTTTGgggttttgtgcgggattatttatGTTGAACTGTCAGTGAGGTTGGGGTGTGTTTTATTTAGCTCATGTTCTACAGGGGGTTTCCCTGGACTGTGTCTGAGTGGGGGATTTATCCAGTGTATTTTACTGTACGCCTGAGTCCTGTTGGTTTTCTTTTGAGCTTGTGAAAATCAAACGCCCTTTCTTTGGAacttctcctgcgcctgactctacaCCCACATCTCCGTGAGGAGATCTGACAGTCTCACTTTAAATGAAGAGTAAAAGTCTATGCAGTCTTTCTGAAGATACTTGCTATGGCAGTTGGCAAATTGTTTCTACAGTGAGTAATAATTCTCTTACAATTCACTATCCATTCCTGGAGATATCCAAATTAAACCTTGATCAGCTTTAATAAAGGCATCCTGAACATTACTCAAAATGTTCCTTCAGTTGAGCATGAAATGAATATCAGTGTTCATAATGGGAATTCCTAGATGAAGAGAAATGAGAACAGACATAGATCAAATCAATCAAAATAATTTTGGTTTAATTACAAGTTGCAACAGGGAGACACCTCCAGAGAAATGTCTAACAGGCCTTCTCTGAGAAGGCATTTATAAATGAATCAGACAGTCCAAAATGTTCTGTAAACATCAGCTCAAGAGGCTTGTAGGAAGTCACAACATCAGCTGCTACAAAATCACCGtctcacatatacagtacattatcagaGTGTCCCAGGCCCAGAATGGCGTCAAACTTTAACCATAACATTCAACGATTGCAGACATTTGATACTGGCAGTTAAGCAGGTCCAAGGTAGGTACATCAGTATTATAGTTACAACGGATAATTGTAGAAAGTTAGGTATTGACACATACTTGGTTGAGTCCTGCTTCCCTTCCCCCAAGGGATacatctgtctgtgtctcccatACCATCAAGTTACACATCAGTCCATATCAACAGTTAATCAAACACAGGAAATAGTGAACCAAACAATCCCCAGTACAGTGTTGTATTGTATGTTACTGGGTCAATCCACTAATTAGATGTTTTTTTGAGTATTGTAACTTGGAAAAAGGCACTAATTTCTTGAAATTACTCTGACTTTATTTACTGTAAGATGAATATAGGTGACATTCAATAATTCCAGCTAGTAGCACTATAAATACCCTTCGTTATGTTTTCCAAACCACGGGGAAGGTTTGTCTACTGGCAGGTCTGTCTGGGCTGGAGGTGAGTGAACTGAAACCCATCCCCATACTGATTGATGGCTGTTGATAACAGagtgtacgtcccaaatggcagcctattccaaATGGGcactggtcagaagtagtgtactatatagggtgcaTGTGGGACAGAGCCAGAGAAAGGTGTTCCCCTTAAGAGATGTTGGAATATATGAACTTCACTGAATACATAAACCTCTAGGGCACATATCCTGGAAATACCCACTGTGAATGTTCATAGAGCTTCAACCCTTAAGCTACACTCATTCCTCAACCTAGACACTACACAACCCCTCATTCACTCTGTTTTTGTACAGGGCTGTCTGTATACAGTCTCACCACAGGATACCTGGCTGTCTCGAGCTGTCATGGCAGTTATGACAGAGGACACAGAATATTAGCCAGGTTCCGGATTGTCAGAGTCAGCAAAAATGTAATGTTTATGACATAAAGTAGTTCAGAGCAGAGACAGTCAGACCAGCGCTACACAATGAGATCTCTCAGATCAGCCAGAGGGGAAATGGATGTGCAGTGGATTGGGCCGTTCTCCCATACACAAAGTGTCTCCATATTAACCACATTAATAACAAAAGAGTGCTAAATGTACCGAGGGTCGAAAGGTCTTATCATTATTCTTCTCCTTGGGGTCAACTCTGTGGAGACACTCTGGGGAGAGTCCTTCTACAGACATAAACCGTTTCCGCTGGCTTGGCAGAACACTTTATTATAGTTAGCCATATCTCAATGTCTGTAGCTGCCTCTGTCCCATGTCCCCATGTCTTtctgtagctacctctatcccatgtccccatgtctttctgtagctacctctatcccctgtccccatgtctttctgtagctacctctatcccctgtccccatgtctttctgtagctacctctatcccctgtccccatgtctttctgtagctacctctatcccctgtccccatgtctttctgtagctgcctctatcccctgtccccatgtctttctgtagctacctctatcccatgtccccatgtctttctgtagctacctctatcccctgtccccatgtctttctgtagctacctctatcccctgtccccatgtctttctgtagctacctctatcccctgtccccatgtctttctgtagctacctctgtcccctgtccccatgtctttctgtagctacctctatcccctgtccccatgtctttctgtagctgcctctatcccctgtccccatgtctttctgtagctacctctatcccCTGTCCCCATGTCTTTCTGTAGCTACCTCTGTCCCATGTCCCCATGTCTTTCTGTAGCTACCTCTGTCCCATGTCCCCATGTCTTTCTGTAGCTGCCTCTATCCCCTGTCCCCATGTCTTTCTGTAGCTGCCTCTATCCCCTGTCCCCATGTCTTTCTGTAGCTgcctctgtcccctgtccccatgtctttctgtagctacctctatcccctgtccccatgtctttctgtagctacctctatcccctgtccccatgtctttctgtagctacctctgtcccctgtccccatgtctttctgtagctacctctatcccctgtccccatgtctttctgtagctacctctatcccCTGTCCCCATGTCTTTCTGTAGCTACCTATGTCCCCTGTCCCCATGTCTTtctgtagctacctctatcccctgtccccatgtctttctgtagctacctctatcccctgtccccatgtctttctgtagctacctctatcccctgtccccatgtctttctgtagctacctctatcccctgtccccatgtctttctgtagctacctctatcccCTGTCCCCATGTCTTTCTGTAGCTACCTATGTCCCCTGTCCCCATGTCTTtctgtagctacctctatcccctgtccccatgtctttctgtagctacctctatcccctgtccccatgtctttctgtagctgcctctatcccctgtccccatgtctttctgtagctacctctatcccctgtccccatgtctttctgtagctacctctatcccCTGTCCCCATGTCT contains these protein-coding regions:
- the LOC109895143 gene encoding transcriptional and immune response regulator-like; translated protein: MSNYVVSSDSRRVSPSVHGNKFDTAHRKKAVPNIFENVNQDALMRLFQKTGDMKAEERVRSIFSFTQDPAETAKALMALKQRKKDKFLQIVGMVRHMLKLR